In a genomic window of Nodosilinea sp. E11:
- a CDS encoding di-heme oxidoredictase family protein encodes MTWTQQLSRWHRRGTLALMALMAGVLLSGLLRSPAYSQTPRPQAGGDTTIYSRTSHAYEQPAPNLDAPWAARHAAGDLAFEAAFVTAPAPVNPGLGPRFNGTACAGCHIKNGRGLPTKGQRVVRVSLPTPAQGNVPPLAYTHEAEPPGANAPPVPGLGNQVQEQAVYGYAPEAVVQLTWQEQGGIYGDGTSYRLRSPQIQLLTADGTPLPDDILISHRIPQPVFGVGLLEAVPEADILRQADPADRDGDGISGRPNRVWDGVQQRLTLGRFGWKANTPTLLQQSASAYTNDMGITNPLFPAADGQQDIDLKTLTAATVYVQTLAVPARTLLDDPQVQRGERLFASAQCTACHLSELRTGPHEIPALAHQTIHPYTDLLLHDLGPGLADGRPDFAASGNEWRTPPLWGLGLAQTVLPFAGYLHDGRARTLEEAILWHGGEAELAQATFVAMAPNDRAALVRFLRSL; translated from the coding sequence ATGACCTGGACGCAACAGCTCAGTCGCTGGCACCGCCGGGGGACCTTGGCACTGATGGCGCTGATGGCGGGGGTGCTGCTGTCGGGACTGCTGCGATCGCCCGCCTATTCCCAAACCCCTAGACCCCAGGCCGGGGGTGACACCACCATCTATAGCCGCACCTCCCACGCCTACGAGCAGCCCGCCCCTAACCTCGATGCCCCGTGGGCCGCCCGCCATGCTGCGGGCGATCTGGCCTTTGAGGCCGCCTTTGTCACCGCCCCAGCCCCAGTCAACCCCGGCCTTGGCCCCCGGTTTAATGGCACGGCCTGCGCCGGGTGCCACATCAAAAACGGTCGCGGTCTGCCGACCAAGGGGCAGCGAGTGGTGCGGGTCAGCCTGCCCACGCCCGCTCAGGGCAATGTACCGCCTTTGGCCTACACCCACGAGGCCGAACCGCCGGGGGCCAATGCGCCGCCAGTCCCTGGCCTAGGTAACCAGGTGCAGGAGCAGGCCGTCTACGGCTATGCTCCCGAAGCAGTGGTACAGCTCACCTGGCAAGAGCAGGGGGGTATCTACGGCGACGGCACGAGCTATAGGCTGCGATCGCCCCAAATCCAGCTCCTTACCGCTGACGGCACGCCCCTCCCCGACGACATCTTGATCTCCCACCGCATTCCCCAGCCGGTGTTTGGGGTGGGCCTGCTCGAGGCCGTACCCGAGGCGGATATTCTGCGCCAGGCCGACCCGGCTGATCGCGACGGAGACGGTATTTCAGGGCGACCAAACCGGGTGTGGGATGGCGTGCAGCAGCGCCTTACCCTGGGCCGGTTTGGCTGGAAGGCCAACACCCCCACCCTATTGCAGCAGTCGGCCTCGGCCTACACCAACGACATGGGCATCACCAACCCCCTCTTTCCTGCCGCCGATGGCCAGCAGGACATTGACCTAAAGACCCTGACCGCCGCCACCGTCTACGTGCAGACCCTGGCTGTGCCCGCCCGTACCCTGCTCGACGACCCCCAGGTGCAGCGGGGCGAACGCCTGTTTGCCAGCGCCCAATGTACCGCCTGCCACCTGAGCGAACTCCGCACCGGCCCCCATGAAATTCCGGCCCTGGCTCACCAGACCATTCACCCCTACACCGACCTGCTGCTCCATGACCTGGGACCAGGGTTGGCTGACGGTCGGCCCGACTTTGCCGCCTCCGGCAACGAGTGGCGTACTCCGCCGCTATGGGGTTTAGGACTAGCCCAAACCGTGCTTCCCTTTGCTGGCTATCTCCACGATGGCCGCGCCCGCACCCTCGAAGAAGCGATTCTCTGGCACGGCGGTGAAGCAGAACTGGCCCAGGCGACCTTTGTCGCTATGGCCCCAAACGACCGAGCGGCACTGGTGCGGTTTTTGCGATCGCTTTAA
- a CDS encoding TonB-dependent receptor — MAFNQLQKTVILLGNVGLVVSSGASLAASQAPTKPLVTGSEAAVVQVTGPAQVANTAQVANTAIAPESNPETAAPQFSPRAILSASDGKTNRSDTQLEIAEIAFPTPATIPWASEPLASEAVAAPIMPEPPAVADPVAQPSIRFVTPESGAVLDIPSTTVTLQFPIGSAIALTVNGSPVGDDLIGRTETNGETGLVTQTWYGVTLNAGNNQLSAQGQLQGETLAGADLQVQVRGTISRLAVTTLESRVTADGRSTVSVQGQLLDAQGNLASQDTVVTLQASQGQFVGDDHNPGQEGFQVETDGGAFNATLQTGLTPGQVTIRAARAELEAYTQVEFITELRPTLLTGVVDLRLGNGGTDFYSRYRDFLPADGGRGTELALRGGAFAITSFGDWRFTGAYRSDRALNEGCDGTVPLFRNYQSCDRAYPVYGDDSTSEVLAPSTDSLYLRLERTSPEPNAGSDYVMWGDYQTGEFATSSQLFSSVSRSLHGFSGNYNLGNLQLSAIYGNNIQGFQRDTLAPDGTSGFYFLSRRLLVPGSEAIYFELEELNRPGQVLDRQQLSRGPDYEIDYDRGTVLFRQPVLRTAVDSQGRTLVRRIVATYQHEGGGSTSLYGGRLRYHLNRDSALASWLGATYLQEDQAAQQFQLYGVDAQVRFGTGGLLLAEYAHSTNSLVNATPVSGDAYRLEVTNTFSDSLAGRAYWQEVSPGFTNNATTSFVPGQRRYGAELQATLSETTTLRFGYDHEDNYGIAPATLTALEPLLSPRVVAAPGQPLDNSLTTITAGIQQRIGSATTSIDWIHRDRRDRISPEFSTVTDQIRSMATMPIAENVTFTALNEFTLAARADAVYPNRSLLGLNWQIYPGISLGVTHQVLNGGQFDNDSITSLYLSGNYELGSDTRLTGNFSMFDRGQMSGSVGIQQGVTLAPGLQLDLAYEHVFQSNNLVTGAGTQFAQPYAVGQSAAALAPTGGSSYSVGLSYTGSPDVQANARFEHRTSSSGSNTLISADARGRLTPSLTVLGRFQQASAANQLLTGLGDTTNLRLGLAYRDPDSDVFNALMRYEYRRNPGLLPESLLQGSGSGSEDHVFSAEAIYAPDWQWEFYGKFALRNSTSYLASDLVGSSTVSLAQLRATYRLSYQWDLVGEARWITQPSAGYSETGFSLEAGYYLNPNLRFSAGYSFGGVYDRDFNGSRSAGGPYFGLTFKLDNSLLEGFSIDDDSAPPTPVPLPE, encoded by the coding sequence ATGGCCTTTAATCAGCTTCAGAAGACGGTTATTTTGCTGGGCAATGTGGGCCTAGTTGTGAGCAGCGGCGCATCGTTGGCCGCAAGCCAGGCTCCGACAAAACCGCTGGTGACAGGCAGCGAAGCAGCGGTAGTCCAGGTAACGGGACCAGCCCAGGTGGCCAATACTGCCCAGGTGGCCAATACTGCGATCGCCCCTGAAAGTAACCCTGAAACCGCAGCACCTCAGTTTTCTCCCCGGGCCATTCTCTCGGCTTCAGATGGCAAGACCAACCGGTCTGATACGCAGCTGGAGATAGCCGAGATAGCCTTTCCCACGCCTGCAACAATCCCGTGGGCTAGTGAACCATTGGCGTCAGAGGCCGTGGCTGCACCGATCATGCCGGAGCCCCCAGCCGTAGCAGACCCGGTAGCCCAGCCAAGCATTCGCTTTGTGACTCCCGAGTCGGGGGCGGTGCTCGATATCCCCTCAACAACCGTGACACTACAGTTTCCTATCGGCAGTGCGATCGCCCTGACGGTGAACGGCAGCCCGGTGGGTGACGATCTGATTGGCCGCACTGAGACCAACGGGGAAACCGGCCTGGTTACCCAAACCTGGTACGGGGTAACGCTGAATGCGGGCAACAACCAATTATCGGCCCAGGGTCAACTCCAGGGCGAGACGCTAGCTGGGGCTGACCTACAGGTACAAGTGCGCGGCACAATTTCCCGTCTGGCTGTGACCACACTGGAGAGTCGGGTAACGGCTGACGGTCGCTCTACGGTGTCTGTGCAGGGACAGCTGTTAGACGCCCAGGGCAATCTGGCCAGTCAGGATACCGTGGTGACCCTACAGGCGAGCCAAGGCCAGTTTGTCGGCGACGATCACAACCCTGGTCAGGAGGGGTTTCAAGTTGAAACCGACGGCGGCGCGTTTAACGCTACCCTGCAAACGGGGTTGACTCCAGGCCAGGTGACGATTCGCGCCGCTCGCGCCGAGCTAGAAGCCTATACCCAGGTCGAGTTTATCACCGAACTCAGGCCAACCCTGCTGACGGGAGTGGTTGACCTGCGGTTGGGGAACGGTGGCACCGATTTCTACAGCCGCTACCGCGATTTTTTGCCCGCTGACGGCGGACGGGGGACTGAGCTAGCTCTGCGGGGTGGAGCCTTTGCCATCACCTCCTTTGGGGACTGGCGGTTTACCGGGGCTTACCGCAGCGATCGCGCCCTTAACGAGGGCTGCGACGGCACCGTGCCGCTATTTCGCAACTATCAAAGCTGCGATCGCGCCTATCCCGTCTACGGCGATGACTCCACCTCAGAGGTCTTGGCCCCCTCCACCGACAGTCTCTACCTGCGTTTAGAGCGCACCTCCCCTGAGCCCAATGCGGGTTCTGACTATGTGATGTGGGGAGACTACCAGACCGGTGAGTTTGCTACCTCCTCGCAGCTGTTTAGCAGCGTCAGCCGCTCGCTCCACGGTTTTAGCGGCAACTACAACCTGGGCAACCTGCAACTGTCTGCCATCTACGGCAACAATATTCAAGGGTTTCAGCGCGATACCCTGGCCCCCGACGGCACCAGCGGCTTTTACTTTCTCTCTCGCCGTCTGTTAGTGCCCGGCAGTGAGGCGATCTACTTTGAGCTAGAAGAACTCAACCGCCCTGGCCAGGTGCTCGATCGCCAGCAGCTCAGCCGGGGTCCCGACTACGAAATTGACTACGATCGCGGTACGGTGCTGTTTCGCCAGCCGGTGCTGCGTACTGCCGTCGATAGCCAGGGGCGCACCCTGGTGCGGCGCATTGTCGCCACCTATCAACACGAAGGCGGCGGCAGCACCAGTCTCTACGGCGGTCGGCTGCGCTACCACCTCAATCGCGATTCGGCCCTGGCCAGCTGGCTGGGGGCCACCTACCTGCAAGAAGACCAGGCGGCCCAGCAGTTTCAGCTCTACGGGGTCGATGCCCAGGTGCGGTTTGGCACTGGCGGTCTGCTGCTGGCCGAATATGCCCACTCGACCAATAGCCTGGTCAACGCTACCCCAGTCTCGGGCGATGCCTATCGCCTGGAGGTCACGAACACCTTCAGCGACAGCCTGGCGGGACGGGCCTACTGGCAGGAGGTGTCTCCCGGTTTTACCAACAATGCCACCACCAGCTTTGTCCCCGGCCAACGCCGCTACGGAGCCGAACTCCAGGCGACTCTGTCGGAAACCACCACCCTGCGCTTTGGCTACGACCACGAAGACAACTATGGCATTGCGCCTGCAACCCTCACGGCCCTAGAGCCACTGCTATCGCCAAGGGTTGTCGCAGCCCCTGGTCAGCCCCTAGACAATTCGTTGACGACAATCACGGCGGGCATTCAGCAGCGCATCGGTAGCGCTACGACTTCCATTGACTGGATTCACCGCGATCGCCGCGATCGCATTAGTCCCGAATTCAGCACGGTAACTGACCAGATTCGCTCGATGGCGACTATGCCGATCGCCGAAAACGTCACCTTCACCGCCCTCAACGAGTTCACCCTGGCCGCCCGCGCCGATGCCGTCTACCCCAACCGCAGCCTGCTCGGCCTTAACTGGCAAATCTACCCCGGCATTAGCCTAGGGGTCACCCACCAGGTGCTCAATGGGGGGCAGTTTGACAACGACTCCATCACCTCTCTGTATCTCTCGGGCAACTACGAGTTGGGATCAGACACCCGACTGACCGGCAACTTCTCAATGTTTGATCGGGGGCAAATGTCGGGTTCGGTCGGCATTCAGCAGGGCGTTACTCTGGCCCCCGGCCTCCAGCTCGACTTGGCCTACGAGCATGTGTTTCAAAGCAACAATCTGGTCACCGGGGCGGGTACTCAGTTTGCCCAGCCCTACGCCGTCGGTCAGTCTGCCGCCGCGTTAGCCCCCACTGGCGGCAGCAGCTACAGTGTTGGGCTGTCCTACACCGGTAGCCCCGACGTTCAGGCCAACGCTCGTTTTGAGCACCGCACCTCCAGCAGCGGCTCTAACACGCTGATCTCTGCCGATGCCCGAGGGCGGCTGACCCCATCTCTCACAGTGCTGGGGCGATTTCAGCAGGCCAGCGCCGCCAATCAACTGCTGACAGGGCTGGGTGACACCACCAACCTGCGGCTGGGGTTGGCCTACCGCGACCCCGACAGCGATGTCTTCAATGCCCTCATGCGCTACGAGTATCGTCGCAACCCAGGTCTACTGCCCGAGAGCCTATTGCAGGGCAGCGGCAGCGGCTCCGAAGATCATGTCTTTTCTGCCGAGGCAATCTATGCTCCTGACTGGCAGTGGGAATTCTACGGTAAGTTCGCCCTGCGCAACAGCACCTCCTACCTGGCCTCAGACCTCGTGGGCAGCAGCACCGTATCGTTGGCTCAATTGCGAGCCACCTATCGGCTCAGCTACCAGTGGGATCTCGTCGGTGAAGCGCGCTGGATCACCCAGCCCAGCGCAGGCTATAGCGAAACCGGCTTCTCCCTGGAGGCGGGCTACTACCTGAACCCAAACCTGCGGTTCTCGGCGGGCTATAGCTTTGGCGGTGTTTACGATCGCGACTTCAACGGCTCTCGCTCGGCGGGAGGCCCCTATTTCGGCCTCACCTTCAAGCTCGACAACTCGTTGCTAGAGGGGTTTAGCATCGACGACGACTCTGCCCCACCCACGCCAGTGCCCCTGCCCGAGTAG
- a CDS encoding imelysin family protein, which translates to MGNQAALCRPIAVDGGGEGGEGGEVIEPQPAPIAPVVLTPEQRFRDRRIVTDFVDRLIVPNYQQLTQRSGDLSEAIATFRQTPTEATLADARRAWLATRQPWEQSEAFAFGPAASLGLDAELDDWPLNETDVLAVLNSDNALTPDYVATLQTSQKGFHAIAFLLFGTNADKPLSAFTERELDYLTAIGPVFDATANALLLSWTEGIDGYPAYREEFVKAGESSGAYLTVQDAGEEIVQGILGILDELGNVKMGEALASQNPFLLESRFAQHSLQDFADNLRSAQNAYLGQFPASNSQGRGLQTFVASVDPALDAEIQAQMQVAQGAIAAIPGPIEITLCDPSARPQIETAMASVLTLFNTFEQRVLPLVQQ; encoded by the coding sequence TTGGGTAACCAAGCTGCCCTGTGTCGGCCCATCGCAGTCGATGGCGGCGGTGAGGGCGGTGAAGGGGGCGAGGTGATTGAGCCACAGCCCGCGCCGATTGCGCCCGTGGTACTGACTCCAGAGCAGCGATTTCGCGATCGCCGGATTGTCACTGATTTTGTCGATCGGCTGATTGTGCCGAACTACCAGCAGCTTACCCAGCGCTCGGGAGACCTGTCTGAGGCGATCGCCACTTTTAGGCAAACCCCCACCGAGGCGACCCTGGCCGATGCCCGCCGGGCCTGGTTGGCCACTCGCCAGCCTTGGGAACAGAGCGAGGCCTTTGCCTTTGGCCCGGCAGCCTCTCTGGGTCTCGATGCCGAACTGGATGACTGGCCCTTGAATGAGACCGACGTTCTGGCGGTGCTGAATAGTGACAATGCCCTCACCCCCGACTATGTAGCAACGTTGCAGACCAGTCAGAAGGGATTCCATGCGATCGCCTTTTTGTTGTTTGGCACCAACGCTGACAAACCCTTGAGTGCCTTTACTGAGCGGGAGCTAGACTACTTGACGGCGATCGGCCCGGTGTTTGATGCAACCGCCAATGCCCTATTGCTGAGCTGGACCGAGGGAATCGACGGCTACCCAGCCTACCGGGAAGAGTTTGTCAAAGCCGGGGAGAGCAGCGGAGCCTACCTGACGGTGCAGGATGCCGGAGAAGAAATTGTGCAAGGCATTTTGGGGATTTTAGATGAGTTGGGCAATGTCAAAATGGGCGAAGCCCTGGCTAGCCAAAACCCATTTTTGCTGGAAAGTCGCTTTGCCCAACACTCCCTGCAAGACTTTGCGGACAATCTGCGCAGTGCCCAAAACGCCTACCTGGGCCAGTTCCCTGCTAGTAACTCGCAGGGGCGCGGGCTACAGACGTTTGTGGCTTCGGTAGACCCGGCCCTAGATGCTGAGATTCAGGCCCAGATGCAGGTGGCCCAAGGGGCGATCGCCGCTATTCCTGGCCCGATTGAGATAACGCTGTGTGACCCCAGCGCCCGACCTCAAATCGAAACGGCCATGGCAAGTGTCTTGACTCTGTTTAACACCTTTGAACAGCGGGTATTGCCCCTGGTGCAGCAATGA
- a CDS encoding FAD-dependent oxidoreductase yields the protein MTVDYDGVILGGTVQGREAAALAVREGARVALIEPPGAVENHIRQQIGLTALAGAGARADWDGLKHHISALEAVAYPHLSLDRLATSGVDVVLEPGQFSPRPQLAVTTSTRRLRSRGYLLAPGSEVTVPAIPGLAGTPYLTLTTLLKLASPPETAIVLGRSGTAIALAQALAHLGTRTTLITRGKSLLPTEDPDISSFVAALLEAAGVTLYLNLSLAAVQYNAGFELALADGQTLSTSTLVLATASHPTLEHLNLRSIGIQPRMTQGNITAVPVDDRLVTAHPRVFACGPALGGYWAEATDHQDVAIAIRNALYLPLRKLSLLNRMALLYTTPEYGRLGLTADQANRYYGSEVTAVQVPFGQLLKPHYGDDITGFCRWMVRTDGQILGAQICGPGASELLHTVAIAIHQGIPIQRLDRVPTLAHSHAAMVARMADTWQQQRWHQGTWRRDWAENWFNWRRSRRRRW from the coding sequence ATGACCGTCGATTACGATGGGGTGATTTTAGGGGGTACGGTGCAGGGACGCGAGGCCGCTGCTCTGGCAGTGCGAGAGGGCGCGCGGGTGGCTTTAATCGAGCCACCAGGAGCGGTGGAAAACCACATTCGCCAACAGATTGGGCTCACGGCATTAGCCGGGGCCGGGGCGAGGGCTGATTGGGATGGCCTCAAGCATCACATCAGCGCCTTAGAGGCCGTCGCCTACCCCCACCTGAGCCTTGACCGGTTGGCCACCAGCGGTGTAGATGTGGTGCTAGAACCGGGGCAGTTTAGCCCCCGACCCCAGCTGGCGGTGACGACGTCGACCCGCAGGCTCAGATCCCGTGGCTACCTGCTCGCCCCCGGCAGCGAGGTCACAGTCCCTGCCATTCCAGGGTTGGCGGGCACCCCCTACCTCACCCTCACCACCCTGCTCAAGCTAGCGTCGCCGCCCGAGACGGCGATCGTGCTGGGGCGCAGCGGAACGGCGATCGCCCTAGCCCAGGCCCTGGCTCACCTCGGTACCCGCACTACTCTGATCACCCGAGGCAAGTCCCTTCTCCCCACCGAAGACCCGGATATCTCAAGTTTTGTGGCGGCTCTGCTAGAAGCGGCGGGGGTCACGCTCTATCTAAACCTGTCCTTGGCGGCGGTGCAATACAACGCTGGCTTCGAACTCGCTCTCGCTGATGGCCAGACCCTCTCGACCTCGACCCTGGTGCTGGCGACCGCATCCCACCCCACCTTAGAACACCTCAATCTACGCAGCATCGGCATTCAGCCCCGCATGACCCAGGGCAATATAACCGCTGTGCCCGTAGACGATCGCTTAGTCACCGCCCACCCCCGCGTGTTTGCCTGTGGCCCAGCCCTCGGCGGCTACTGGGCCGAAGCAACCGATCACCAAGATGTGGCGATCGCCATTCGCAATGCCCTCTACCTGCCGCTGCGCAAGCTGTCTTTGCTCAACCGCATGGCGCTGCTCTACACCACGCCAGAATATGGGCGGCTTGGCCTGACCGCCGACCAGGCGAACCGCTACTACGGCAGCGAGGTCACAGCGGTACAGGTGCCCTTTGGCCAACTGCTCAAGCCCCACTACGGTGACGACATCACAGGCTTTTGTCGGTGGATGGTGCGCACAGACGGGCAGATTTTGGGGGCTCAAATCTGCGGCCCTGGGGCCAGCGAATTGCTGCACACCGTGGCGATCGCCATTCACCAAGGCATTCCAATTCAGCGGCTAGATCGGGTGCCAACCCTCGCTCATAGCCACGCCGCCATGGTGGCTCGCATGGCTGATACCTGGCAGCAGCAGCGCTGGCACCAGGGCACCTGGCGACGCGACTGGGCCGAGAATTGGTTTAACTGGCGGCGATCGCGGCGGCGGCGATGGTAG
- a CDS encoding response regulator: MRILLVDDDELLTQQLADFLVSQLYTVDIALDGDSGWNYAQAADYDLIVLDINLPKLNGIRLCQKLRQAQYSKPILLLTAQGDTSDKVVGLDAGADDYLVKPCTLNELSARVRALLRRSSTLSDPILRSGDLCLDPSTCEVSYRGQLLSLSPKEYGLLELFLRHPQRIFSSSSILEHLWNFDDTPGEETVRTHIKRLRRKLKTAGIDTLIDTVYGMGYRLQPPSAETPDTEKEALRNEVRQAAIALWDKFKPATCRRLISLEQAVAALQLGPLPEPLRQTALVDAHKLTGSLGMFGFPEGSRLSQAIGHWLKTPNPEAVSQLQALVVALQAELQTSPQPSEAMQPPPLAKTQDISSSLSPASKPSLSSNAPLKVLAVDDDRAILEVLQTMLSRWGIEPITLSNPLQVWTVLAQELPDLLILDIDMPDLNGIDLCKLIRDDDTWNGLPILFLTAHREEDTVLKIYRAGADDYVAKPFTEPEVMTRIFNRIERNRLLQTWRKPSSRQ; encoded by the coding sequence ATGCGGATTCTATTGGTTGATGATGACGAGCTCTTGACCCAGCAGCTAGCCGATTTTTTGGTGTCGCAACTCTACACCGTAGACATCGCCCTAGATGGCGATTCCGGCTGGAACTACGCTCAAGCCGCTGACTACGATCTGATCGTCTTAGACATTAACTTACCTAAGCTCAACGGTATTCGTCTCTGCCAAAAACTCCGCCAGGCCCAATACAGCAAGCCGATTTTGCTGCTCACCGCCCAGGGCGATACCTCAGACAAAGTGGTTGGTCTCGATGCTGGAGCCGACGACTACTTAGTAAAACCCTGCACCCTCAACGAATTATCAGCCCGCGTTCGGGCTTTACTGCGGCGTTCAAGTACCCTGAGTGATCCGATTCTGCGATCGGGAGATTTGTGCCTTGACCCCAGCACCTGTGAAGTGAGCTATCGAGGACAACTCCTGTCTCTTTCTCCCAAAGAATATGGGTTGCTTGAACTCTTTCTACGGCATCCCCAACGAATTTTTAGCAGCAGCAGCATCCTTGAGCACCTCTGGAACTTTGACGACACCCCCGGTGAAGAAACCGTCAGAACTCACATCAAACGCCTACGGCGCAAACTCAAAACCGCTGGGATAGATACCCTGATTGACACGGTCTATGGCATGGGCTATCGGCTTCAGCCACCCTCTGCCGAGACCCCCGATACCGAAAAAGAAGCTCTGAGAAATGAGGTTCGTCAAGCCGCGATCGCCCTGTGGGATAAATTTAAACCGGCCACCTGCAGACGACTGATTAGCCTAGAGCAAGCGGTGGCGGCGCTGCAATTGGGGCCACTACCCGAACCCTTGAGGCAGACAGCTCTCGTGGATGCCCATAAATTAACGGGGTCCTTAGGCATGTTTGGCTTTCCAGAAGGCTCTCGGCTAAGTCAAGCCATTGGGCACTGGCTCAAAACCCCCAATCCCGAAGCTGTCAGCCAACTTCAAGCCTTAGTGGTGGCGCTCCAAGCAGAATTACAAACATCGCCTCAGCCGTCAGAGGCCATGCAACCGCCGCCGTTGGCAAAGACTCAAGACATCTCCTCTAGCCTTTCCCCCGCGTCAAAACCTTCCCTCAGCTCTAACGCACCCCTCAAAGTTCTGGCTGTAGATGACGATAGGGCGATCCTAGAAGTGCTACAAACGATGCTCTCTCGCTGGGGTATTGAGCCTATCACCCTGAGCAATCCACTACAGGTGTGGACCGTTTTAGCCCAAGAATTACCCGACTTACTGATCCTCGACATCGACATGCCAGATCTCAACGGTATTGACCTCTGCAAACTCATTCGCGATGACGATACCTGGAATGGCTTACCGATTCTATTTTTGACGGCCCACCGAGAGGAAGATACGGTGCTAAAAATCTACAGGGCTGGGGCCGATGACTACGTCGCTAAGCCCTTTACTGAGCCAGAAGTCATGACTCGTATTTTCAATCGCATCGAGCGAAACCGTCTCTTGCAAACCTGGCGCAAACCATCCAGCCGTCAGTAG
- a CDS encoding Ppx/GppA phosphatase family protein, which produces MTAITSTRELSTVTDFSNFAPPEITGDRILAAIDVGTNSIHMVVVKIQPDLPAFTIVDREKETVRLGDFNEETGGLSEAAMERAIKALKRCCAIATSLQAEDVVAVATSAVREASNGQAFIERVNQDVGLAINLISGTEEARRIYLGVLSGVEFNGQPHSIIDIGGGSTELILGTGEPHRFLSSTKVGAVRLTAQFVSTDPISDAEFIDLRAYVRGMLEPNTTGLKHHLAPEEPMQLMGTSGTIECLAAQIAIQRLGLVPDPLNGFQMSYAEISQLVETLRKTTYAERLAMAEMSPRRAEIIVAGAVILHEAMGLLKADSITICERALREGVVVDWMLTHGLIEDRMQFQKSVRQRNVLKTAKKYKVHLERSQRVAQFAMDLFDQTRGSLHTWGNLEKELLWAAAILHNCGHFISHSSHHKHSYYLVRHGELLGYTETELEVIANIARYHRKSAPKKKHDNYRNLPTRYHRQLITHLSALLRIAVALDRRGIGAVKRIHCHVDADAHRLHVEVEPAKPSDDCASELWNLDYKKEYFEQVFEVQLEARLVTG; this is translated from the coding sequence ATGACAGCCATTACCTCGACCCGCGAGTTGAGCACAGTCACCGACTTTTCAAACTTTGCTCCGCCAGAAATTACCGGCGATCGCATCCTCGCGGCCATTGACGTGGGCACCAACTCCATTCACATGGTGGTGGTCAAAATTCAGCCCGACCTGCCCGCCTTCACCATTGTCGATCGCGAAAAAGAGACGGTGCGCCTGGGCGACTTCAACGAAGAGACCGGCGGTTTGTCGGAAGCCGCCATGGAGCGGGCGATTAAGGCGCTAAAACGCTGCTGTGCGATCGCCACCAGTCTTCAGGCCGAAGATGTCGTTGCGGTTGCCACCAGCGCCGTGCGGGAAGCCAGCAACGGCCAAGCCTTCATCGAGCGGGTCAACCAAGACGTGGGGCTGGCCATCAACCTAATTTCGGGCACCGAAGAAGCCCGGCGCATTTACCTCGGGGTGCTCTCCGGGGTCGAGTTCAACGGCCAGCCCCATAGCATTATTGACATTGGCGGTGGCTCCACCGAGCTAATTTTGGGCACTGGCGAGCCCCACCGCTTTCTCAGCAGCACTAAAGTAGGGGCCGTGCGCCTCACCGCTCAATTTGTCTCCACCGACCCCATCTCAGACGCCGAATTTATTGACCTGCGGGCTTACGTGCGAGGCATGCTAGAACCCAACACCACCGGGCTCAAACATCACCTCGCCCCGGAAGAACCGATGCAGCTGATGGGCACCTCGGGCACCATCGAGTGTTTGGCGGCCCAGATTGCGATTCAGCGGTTGGGGTTAGTGCCCGACCCGCTCAACGGCTTTCAAATGAGCTACGCCGAAATTTCGCAGCTGGTCGAAACCCTGCGCAAGACCACCTACGCCGAACGGCTCGCCATGGCCGAAATGTCGCCGCGCCGCGCCGAAATCATCGTCGCCGGGGCGGTGATTCTCCACGAAGCCATGGGGCTGTTGAAGGCAGATAGCATTACCATTTGCGAACGCGCCCTGCGGGAAGGCGTCGTCGTCGATTGGATGCTCACCCACGGTCTGATCGAAGACCGCATGCAGTTTCAAAAGTCGGTGCGACAGCGCAACGTGCTTAAAACCGCCAAAAAATATAAAGTGCATCTCGAACGCTCCCAGCGAGTGGCCCAGTTTGCCATGGATTTGTTTGATCAAACCCGAGGCAGTCTACATACCTGGGGCAACCTCGAAAAAGAACTGCTTTGGGCCGCTGCCATTCTTCACAACTGCGGTCACTTCATCAGCCACTCGTCGCACCACAAGCATTCTTACTATCTGGTGCGTCATGGCGAACTGCTGGGCTACACCGAAACCGAACTTGAGGTAATTGCCAATATTGCCCGCTACCACCGCAAAAGCGCCCCCAAGAAAAAGCATGACAACTACCGCAACCTGCCCACCCGCTACCACCGGCAACTGATTACTCACCTCAGTGCCCTGCTGCGCATTGCCGTTGCCCTCGATCGCCGGGGTATTGGCGCGGTTAAACGCATTCACTGCCATGTTGACGCCGATGCCCACCGGCTCCATGTTGAGGTTGAGCCGGCCAAGCCCAGTGACGATTGCGCTTCAGAACTATGGAATTTAGACTACAAAAAAGAGTACTTTGAGCAGGTCTTTGAAGTGCAGCTGGAGGCTCGACTCGTCACCGGCTAG